In the genome of Fervidobacterium nodosum Rt17-B1, the window CGAACAAAACCAGAGTTTTACCATATACTGTGGGGATACAAGAAAGATTTATTTCTTCGTTTAAATCCATAAGCCTTCTTATCTCAAGCTCCGCAATTTTTTTCATCTCTGAATAATTTTTAACTGGTGGAAGTTCAATATAAGTTGTTTGTATGATATCCCAAGGAATATTTATAACAACCATGCTCTCCGGATCAGGAGAAATTGGTTGCTGATAAAAACCTTTTATTTTTATATTACCGGAAAAATAATTAGCAGATAGTGTCCCATACTCACTTTGTTCTGAGTTATATACTAGTATCTCGTGTACAAAAATTCCCACTTTATCTCCCCTCTACTTTCCATTTGAAACTTCAAACATTATTGGTTCAATAGTTATCCCATTGAAAAAAGTACCACTCTCAGTCCAACCAAATGGAATTATAAATAATCCTTTTAAAGATTCTTCTGACATTCTATAGAATTCCACCTTGTTATCCTTTCGAGATATTCTACATGAGTTTGAATTATATTCTTTTACAACATTAGCTTTCCAAAGACCAGAATAAACCGCTGTTTGGATGTATTCATAAGATATATCTAAATTAAGCAATTTCGAAAAGTTGAGTATCATTGAAGTTAAGATAAATGTAATTACAAGAATTGAAATAACGATTTCCAAAAATGTCAAGAAAATCACCCGAACCTTGAATTTGTCAAACTCACCTACCAAACTGTCCTTGCATTTGGAAGATCGTTGAGTACATAGTAAAGGCGATGAATGCTATAAACAAACCAACAAAAGCAATTAGTGCCGGTTCAATTAAACTAACAAGTTTTTTTGTATCACTAAGAATTTCTTCCTCATAAAAATCTGCAACTTTCTCCATAACAACATCTAGTTTACCTGTTTCTTCGCCTGTTCCAACCATTTCGTAAACTATTTGAGGAAAAATTCCAGCACGTTTTAAAGCTCCTTTCAAATTACTACCAGCCTTTACTTCTTCTATGACCTTTGAAATTATTGATATAAATCTTGGATTATTAGATGCTTTCGCTGCCATATCCAAAGCATTTACCATAGGAACACCACTACCTATAAGAACACCTAGCGTACGCGTAAATCTCTCATTCGACATTTTTTGTCTTAACTTTCTTATCGGCGGAATAAGGTTACCGATAAAATCTTTTACATAAGCACCGTAAACAGTATCAAGAAAAACCTTCAAACCATAACCAACCGCGATAACAACTGGTGCCAAAATGTACCATTTTTTTGTGAATATATAATTCATCTTCATTAGCATCCCAAGGACACCACTTTGAGGAACCGTTCCAAAGACAGATATTAATCTTGGAAGAATAAAGACAGAAATAACTATAACAACCACCACAGCAAAGCCCAATATAAACATAGGATATGCCATAGAAGATTTTACCTGTTCCCTTAATCTATTTACACTCTCATAATAGTTTGCTACTTTTTTCATTGTTACATCTAATATACCGCCTTCTTCACCTGCTTTTACCATGTTTATAAATATAGAATCAAAAATACCTTGACGTTCAAGTGCATCTGAAAAAGAAACACCAGCTTTCATATCAGAAGCAACTTCTTTCAATGCTATTCTAAACTTTTTTGAAAAAACTTCTTGTTCTGAAAGAGTTATAACGGC includes:
- a CDS encoding type II secretion system F family protein — its product is MFARQLETMISAGIRLADAVITLSEQEVFSKKFRIALKEVASDMKAGVSFSDALERQGIFDSIFINMVKAGEEGGILDVTMKKVANYYESVNRLREQVKSSMAYPMFILGFAVVVVIVISVFILPRLISVFGTVPQSGVLGMLMKMNYIFTKKWYILAPVVIAVGYGLKVFLDTVYGAYVKDFIGNLIPPIRKLRQKMSNERFTRTLGVLIGSGVPMVNALDMAAKASNNPRFISIISKVIEEVKAGSNLKGALKRAGIFPQIVYEMVGTGEETGKLDVVMEKVADFYEEEILSDTKKLVSLIEPALIAFVGLFIAFIAFTMYSTIFQMQGQFGR